CGACGCACTCAGGAGGAACGTAGCGCCGCGATGCGCAGCAGGCTCCTGGACGCCACCGTGGATTGCCTGGTCAAATATGGATACGCGGGCACCACCACCACGCGCGTGGCGCAACGCGCCGGCGTCACCCGTGGCGCGCTTGTGCACCATTTCCAGTCGAAATCCGAACTTCTCGGAGAATCGGTGCGGCACTTGGCGTTCAAGCAAGGGCAGGAGATTCTTTCCGAGCTGATAGCGCTGGACAGTGAGAGTGGAACCGACTTCGTCAGCCGTTGTCTGGATGCGCTCTGGCGAATGCATCAGGGGTCGATGTTCATCGCCACCATGGAGCTATGGATTGCCGCGCGAACCGATCCCGAACTATCGGCTCAGATGGACCAGTTCGAATTTATTGTGATGCAGCAGTTCTCGACGCTGGGTCAATCGGTAAGTCAGACCGACGAAGAGCTGCGGGTCATTCGCAACATCACACTCACCGCCATGGACGCCGTTCGGGGGATCTTGGTCAACAGCATGACCGCACCGCAGGAGGCTCGTGATCAACGCTGGGCGCGCGCCAAGTCGATGTTGTTGAATATCGTCGAGTCGCCGACGGTCGGTGCGCCACTGGATTCCGCGTTACGCACCATCGACACCGGAAAGCTCAGTCTTTCCGACTAGGGCCGGACTCTCGCGCCGCTGCTTCCTCCATGCGTGATTGCTCGGCTTGGATCACCATGTTCCCGAAGTATCCGATGAATGACGGATCCGAGAGAATGGCCCAGTCGGGCGCCAGCAGCTTCATGTAGCGCTCCACATACAGCAGCTGCTTGGAGATCAGTACCAGCTCGCGCGGGAGTCGCACGTCGTATTCCTTGGCCATCATCGCCAGCTGCTTACCCAGCTGTCCGTAGGAGATCGCCGAAAGCTTCGATTGCTGTAGGGGACTGGTGAAATCGGAGATGGTCTTGGCGGCAGTTGTGGAATCGGCCGGCTTGCCTCGATCGCCGATGGCGCCGAGTTTGTATATGCCGCGCGCCACGGCCGCATGATCGTTCTTGACGAACAGATCGACCATGATCTCGGTGAAGATCTTGCGGCTGCGTTCGTCGATACGGCCAACGATCCCGAAGTCCAGGAAGACGATTCGGCCGTTGGAATCCACCAAGAGATTGCCCGCATGTAGGTCTCCGTGAAAGAGCCCCTTGTGAAATCCCGTCTCGAACAGTGAGTAGACGATGGCCTTGACCAATCCGACCCCGTCAAAACCGGCCGCGGCGAGCTCGGTGACGTTGTCGATCCGGATTCCCTCGACATACTCCATCGTGAGTACCCGTTCGGTGCTGTACTGCCAGAACACCT
This genomic window from Mycobacteroides chelonae contains:
- a CDS encoding TetR/AcrR family transcriptional regulator, whose translation is MRSRLLDATVDCLVKYGYAGTTTTRVAQRAGVTRGALVHHFQSKSELLGESVRHLAFKQGQEILSELIALDSESGTDFVSRCLDALWRMHQGSMFIATMELWIAARTDPELSAQMDQFEFIVMQQFSTLGQSVSQTDEELRVIRNITLTAMDAVRGILVNSMTAPQEARDQRWARAKSMLLNIVESPTVGAPLDSALRTIDTGKLSLSD